The Cucurbita pepo subsp. pepo cultivar mu-cu-16 chromosome LG08, ASM280686v2, whole genome shotgun sequence genome contains a region encoding:
- the LOC111799811 gene encoding cyclic dof factor 3-like, translating to MSFGFYLISPISNMSSATHHLLSAPHFKDLAIKLFGRTIPLPESNISAALQNLDGCNHFKEGEHCVSGAEDSRSSVLVRDDEQKQASKEEEVHFKEQQGDGNEERVLKKPDKIIPCPRCNSLQTKFCYFNNYNVNQPRHFCKNCQRYWTAGGTIRNLPIGAGRRRNKQLPSQYRPIILSSSEGLATSRFEPSDSTNHHQLISGLQSPAFRPSNANATLLKFGPEAPLCESMETVLSLGDQKRSIQIGSAYSRDSPDEPSSCGSSSMTTNEFPKTVVDREAARLSGSSNENTSPNTVRCYPVPQLVFPLNQGGNGIVSSAMAKGSDGTSISNPVQWLPATMLAVPGYCTPSLPLQFVAASYWGCTPVWTAAGVHASQTSAATIGSCATSSSPTLGKHSRDASSSLTEEEESEKYVVVPKTVRVDKVSEGSRSPIWTTFETTESNADGKEHYREAPHLLETKTGSFYL from the exons tgatttcacCCATTTCAAACATGAGTTCCGCTACTCACCATCTCCTCTCCGCCCCACATTTCAAGGATCTCGCCATTAAACTCTTCGGCCGCACCATCCCTTTGCCGGAATCCAACATTTCCGCCGCCCTGCAAAATCTC GATGGTTGCAACCATTTCAAAGAAGGTGAGCACTGTGTGTCGGGTGCAGAAGACTCCAGGTCCAGCGTTTTAGTACGCGATGATGAACAAAAGCAAGCCTCGAAGGAGGAGGAAGTGCATTTCAAAGAGCAGCAGGGAGATGGTAATGAGGAGAGAGTTTTGAAGAAGCCAGACAAGATCATTCCTTGTCCTAGATGTAACAGTTTACAAACTAAGTTCTGTTACTTCAACAACTACAATGTCAATCAACCTAGGCATTTCTGCAAGAACTGCCAAAGATATTGGACTGCTGGTGGCACCATCAGAAACCTTCCTATCGGTGCAGGACGACGAAGGAACAAGCAATTGCCATCTCAATACCGACCTATAATACTATCATCCTCCGAGGGACTTGCGACATCTCGGTTCGAACCATCGGATTCGACGAATCACCATCAATTGATATCAGGCCTTCAGTCTCCTGCTTTCAGGCCTTCCAATGCCAATGCCACTCTTCTGAAGTTTGGACCTGAAGCACCACTTTGTGAATCCATGGAGACCGTGCTCAGTCTTGGAGACCAGAAGAGGTCCATTCAGATTGGCTCTGCATATAGCAGAGACAGTCCTGATGAACCATCCTCCTGTGGATCCTCCTCCATGACAACGAATGAATTCCCTAAAACTGTCGTCGACAGGGAAGCAGCCAGACTGTCGGGTTCGAGTAATGAGAACACTTCACCGAACACGGTTCGTTGTTACCCCGTTCCACAATTGGTTTTTCCATTGAATCAGGGTGGGAACGGTATAGTTTCATCAGCAATGGCTAAAGGTTCAGATGGCACGAGTATATCCAATCCAGTTCAATGGCTTCCTGCGACAATGCTGGCAGTTCCAGGCTATTGCACGCCTAGCCTTCCATTACAATTTGTGGCAGCATCATATTGGGGCTGCACGCCTGTATGGACCGCAGCTGGTGTCCATGCATCTCAAACATCCGCAGCTACCATCGGCAGCTGCGCCACGAGTTCATCACCGACACTCGGAAAGCATTCGAGAGATGCAAGTAGCAGCTTGACAGAGGAAGAGGAATCAGAGAAATACGTGGTGGTACCAAAGACAGTACGGGTTGATAAGGTGAGCGAAGGGTCGAGGAGTCCAATATGGACGACATTTGAAACTACAGAAAGTAATGCAGATGGCAAAGAGCATTACAGGGAGGCTCCTCATCTCTTGGAAACAAAAACTGGAAGCTTTTACTTGTAG